Proteins co-encoded in one Papaver somniferum cultivar HN1 chromosome 5, ASM357369v1, whole genome shotgun sequence genomic window:
- the LOC113279535 gene encoding F-box protein CPR1-like: MSSVLIPKEILNEILLRLPPNSVTTCRCICKQWNALLSNPSFLKSHLAVENQNPSFILVTRNYDEDIDEEDFSIIHVPQASLSSLETDLERKCESDSVCECERHCDKGSFVDYPFHREVESSDEVSIMGVCNGILCLLIGQRVEEETQSIICFWNPGAKEYKRLTNPPSEFSSVVKIVEDYSAYGFYYNSTTEDYKLIKIVVISGESRRLGFQIYSLRSNSWENSQKFIPYRSLSRHRNVGILVHGGLHWLLNKPGNATRNVIVSFSTCDEGFGNLALPEAVQKKNVTKELGKLDGSLCLLVESESRIDGADLWVMQKYGVKQSWNKLFTTTEENIFMSNGMPVCVGENEFYCFVFIVLVGIELRTFRFLGALTHFPMSE, encoded by the coding sequence ATGTCAAGCGTTCTAATCCCAAAAGAGATTCTTAACGAGATCTTGTTAAGGCTACCACCCAATTCAGTTACAACCTGTAGGTGCATATGCAAACAATGGAATGCTCTactctcaaaccctagttttctgaAAAGCCATCTTGCTGTTGAAAACCAAAATCCCAGTTTCATTCTTGTAACTAGAAATTATGacgaagacattgatgaggaagaTTTTAGTATCATCCACGTACCTCAAGCTTCATTATCATCACTTGAAACTGATCTTGAACGTAAATGTGAGTCTGATTCTGTATGTGAATGTGAACGTCATTGCGATAAGGGTTCTTTTGTAGATTACCCATTTCATCGAGAGGTAGAATCATCGGATGAGGTTTCCATTATGGGGGTTTGTAATGGTATACTTTGTTTGCTTATTGGTCAGAgggttgaagaagaaactcaatcTATTATTTGTTTTTGGAATCCCGGGGCAAAGGAATACAAGAGGTTAACTAACCCACCAAGTGAGTTTTCAAGTGTTGTAAAGATTGTGGAAGATTATTCAGCTTATGGGTTTTATTATAATTCTACTACCGAGGATTACAAGTTGATCAAAATTGTGGTAATTTCTGGAGAGTCTAGGAGGCTTGGATTTCAGATTTACAGTCTAAGGTCTAACTCGTGGGAGAACAGTCAGAAATTTATACCCTATCGGTCTTTGTCACGTCACAGAAATGTAGGCATCTTAGTTCATGGGGGTCTTCATTGGTTGTTAAACAAGCCTGGAAATGCTACTCGTAATGTTATAGTTTCCTTTAGTACTTGTGATGAAGGATTTGGTAACTTGGCTCTACCAGAAGCCGTGCAAAAAAAGAATGTTACTAAGGAACTTGGAAAATTGGATGGGTCTCTTTGTTTACTTGTCGAATCTGAATCTCGCATAGATGGAGCTGATTTATGGGTAATGCAAAAGTATGGGGTCAAACAATCTTGGAATAAACTTTTCACAACTACTGAAGAGAATATATTTATGAGTAATGGGATGCCGGTctgtgttggagaaaatgagttttattgttttgtttttatagtCTTGGTGGGAATAGAACTTAGGACCTTTAGGTTTTTAGGAGCACTTACTCATTTtcctatgagtgaatga